The following coding sequences are from one Virgibacillus necropolis window:
- a CDS encoding sensor histidine kinase: MKVFWLRFGMFCLLVVGSIYTSVDESSIPYSLLFFTCAFALFFLLSTEKKLLFLYIGISIVIELHHTIVVEAYSSFTILLFLFLTIIASFMLSKNALLTYLVINFLFSITVTYGNELKIIEVVMTTIFIYFLILLVNRMAIERNEQKKIYDKLTGEYRQLKRLNLRTEEATRIEERTKIARDIHDSVGHRLTALIMKLEVLAIQNPDTNYRALKQMANESLEETREAVKALQAEENEGIATVVHLIRKLEAESHVLVQFTMKQGVLSVNLSNEKSIMLYRVIQEALTNAMRHAQAREVHVILGKSANEDISFEVSNQQFKAKNYELGFGLENMKERINQVNGTLHVYQTENQFVVSGTIPQTPGVS, translated from the coding sequence GTGAAGGTCTTCTGGTTACGCTTTGGCATGTTTTGTTTACTTGTTGTTGGTTCTATTTACACATCTGTAGACGAATCATCCATACCGTACAGTTTATTGTTTTTCACATGTGCGTTTGCATTGTTTTTTCTTTTATCAACTGAAAAAAAGCTATTATTTTTATACATTGGAATATCCATTGTCATTGAGTTGCATCATACTATTGTGGTGGAAGCATACAGTTCTTTTACCATTCTATTATTCTTATTTTTAACGATCATAGCTTCATTTATGTTAAGCAAAAATGCTTTGCTTACATATTTAGTTATTAACTTTCTTTTTTCGATTACTGTTACTTATGGAAATGAATTAAAGATTATCGAAGTAGTCATGACTACTATCTTTATCTATTTTCTAATTCTATTGGTAAACCGAATGGCAATTGAACGGAATGAGCAAAAAAAAATCTACGATAAACTTACCGGGGAATATCGGCAATTGAAAAGACTAAATCTACGAACAGAGGAAGCCACCCGGATAGAAGAACGTACAAAAATTGCTCGGGATATTCACGATTCAGTTGGTCATCGTTTAACAGCTCTAATCATGAAATTAGAAGTGCTGGCTATTCAAAATCCTGATACGAATTATCGTGCCTTAAAACAAATGGCCAATGAGAGTTTAGAGGAAACACGGGAAGCGGTCAAAGCATTACAGGCAGAAGAAAATGAAGGAATTGCTACTGTTGTACATTTAATTCGTAAGCTAGAGGCAGAAAGTCATGTACTTGTGCAATTTACGATGAAGCAAGGTGTATTGTCAGTGAATCTGTCCAATGAAAAAAGTATTATGCTGTATAGGGTTATTCAAGAAGCATTAACAAATGCAATGCGGCATGCACAGGCAAGGGAAGTACATGTTATTTTAGGGAAGTCTGCAAATGAGGATATTTCTTTTGAAGTATCCAATCAGCAATTTAAAGCAAAGAATTATGAGCTCGGCTTTGGCCTGGAAAACATGAAGGAAAGAATCAATCAGGTTAACGGAACTTTACATGTCTATCAAACGGAAAATCAATTTGTTGTTAGTGGAACAATTCCACAGACTCCGGGAGTTTCTTAG
- a CDS encoding SDR family oxidoreductase — MKNTYFLTGYPGFLATSLIRQLIHDHQDIEHIHLLVLPNQESKAYEEIKSFAQESSIPENFFSIVTGDITKQGLAISESVNQSLKLSVTHVFHLAAIYDLAVPKVIAYDVNVNGTQNVNNWVKTLDGLSRYIYFSTAYVSGAREGKIYEHELSEGQSFKNHYEQTKYEAELLVDDIKESVPTTIIRPGIVKGNSETGETIKFDGIYFMLNFLEHLRYLPVMTYLGDGEPEGNFVPSDYVLKAVSYLAVAPIGKGKTYHLTDPNPYKMKDLHKMLSEQYLGKTPTGQVPLTLAKKALSIAAIRKWLQVEKEALDYFEFKTSYDCSQAVNDLEGSGIVCPDLKDTVEPMLTYYRKYKHDRSKHIEIR; from the coding sequence ATGAAAAATACTTACTTCCTGACAGGATACCCAGGCTTTCTAGCTACAAGTTTAATTCGTCAACTCATCCATGATCACCAAGACATCGAACACATCCACTTATTAGTTTTACCCAACCAAGAAAGTAAGGCATACGAAGAAATTAAAAGCTTTGCCCAGGAAAGTTCTATACCTGAGAACTTTTTCTCCATTGTTACAGGAGATATCACGAAGCAAGGACTAGCAATATCTGAAAGTGTTAATCAATCATTAAAATTATCTGTCACCCATGTCTTTCATCTAGCAGCCATTTATGATCTAGCTGTACCTAAAGTCATTGCATATGATGTTAATGTAAATGGAACGCAGAACGTAAATAACTGGGTGAAAACATTGGACGGACTTTCACGCTATATTTATTTTAGTACAGCTTATGTCTCCGGAGCCCGCGAAGGCAAGATTTATGAACACGAACTTTCAGAAGGGCAATCATTTAAAAATCATTACGAACAGACCAAATACGAAGCAGAATTATTAGTGGATGATATAAAGGAATCCGTTCCAACCACCATCATCCGACCTGGTATTGTAAAAGGAAATTCTGAAACTGGAGAGACAATCAAATTTGATGGCATATATTTTATGCTTAACTTTCTGGAACACCTTCGTTACTTACCAGTCATGACGTACCTGGGTGATGGCGAACCCGAGGGGAATTTTGTCCCATCAGATTATGTTCTGAAAGCTGTGAGTTACTTAGCTGTAGCGCCTATTGGAAAAGGAAAAACCTATCATTTAACAGATCCAAACCCATATAAAATGAAAGATCTACACAAAATGCTTTCTGAACAGTATTTGGGGAAAACACCAACTGGACAAGTACCGCTCACATTAGCTAAAAAAGCCCTGTCTATTGCAGCTATCCGAAAATGGCTACAAGTAGAAAAAGAAGCACTTGATTACTTTGAGTTCAAAACTTCCTATGATTGTTCTCAAGCTGTAAATGATTTAGAAGGCTCTGGAATTGTCTGCCCGGATTTAAAAGATACAGTGGAACCAATGCTTACTTATTATCGAAAATATAAGCATGATCGTAGTAAACATATTGAAATCAGGTAG
- a CDS encoding NADP-dependent oxidoreductase, producing the protein MKAIIIESYGSSDQLIEKEVPMPTIEDNQVLLELHATSINPIDWKLREGYLQEKLPFEFPIILGWDAAGIIKEVGANVTNFQIGDYVFARPETTAGGTYAEYTSVDEDLLAKMPENLSFDEAASVPLAGLTAWQCLVDFSNIKSDDRVLIHAGSGGVGNFAIQIAKSFGAHVASTASGKNEAFLKELGVDEFINYKEENFEDVIKEFDIVLDTMGGEIQERSFDVLKKGGKLVSIVQPPDEEKGKAKGITAGFHWLESNGKQLAELGNLIKREQVETNVGHTFPFTQEGLQEAHKLSESHHAKGKIVIKIK; encoded by the coding sequence ATGAAAGCAATTATTATTGAATCATATGGTTCTTCAGATCAGTTGATTGAGAAAGAAGTTCCAATGCCTACTATAGAAGATAATCAAGTATTGCTAGAACTTCATGCGACCTCAATTAACCCAATCGACTGGAAGTTACGTGAAGGATATTTACAAGAAAAACTCCCATTCGAATTTCCGATTATTTTGGGATGGGATGCCGCTGGAATTATTAAAGAGGTTGGAGCAAACGTGACAAACTTCCAAATTGGCGATTATGTATTTGCAAGGCCTGAGACAACAGCTGGTGGTACGTATGCTGAATATACATCAGTGGATGAGGACCTTTTAGCAAAAATGCCAGAAAATCTTTCCTTTGATGAAGCTGCATCTGTTCCTTTAGCTGGACTTACCGCTTGGCAATGTCTCGTTGATTTTTCGAATATAAAATCCGATGACAGGGTGTTAATTCATGCTGGTTCAGGTGGTGTCGGAAACTTTGCCATTCAAATCGCCAAAAGCTTTGGAGCGCATGTAGCTTCAACTGCTAGTGGGAAAAATGAAGCGTTTCTAAAGGAACTTGGAGTAGATGAGTTTATTAACTATAAGGAAGAAAACTTTGAAGATGTGATCAAAGAATTTGACATCGTTTTAGACACCATGGGCGGTGAAATTCAGGAAAGAAGCTTTGATGTATTGAAAAAAGGCGGAAAATTAGTTTCGATTGTTCAACCTCCAGATGAAGAAAAGGGAAAGGCAAAAGGTATCACTGCGGGATTTCACTGGTTAGAATCTAATGGCAAACAACTCGCAGAACTTGGCAATTTAATCAAAAGAGAACAAGTGGAAACAAATGTCGGTCATACATTCCCTTTCACCCAAGAAGGCTTACAAGAAGCACATAAGCTAAGTGAATCCCATCATGCAAAAGGAAAAATTGTGATTAAAATTAAATAG
- a CDS encoding DNA-deoxyinosine glycosylase, whose amino-acid sequence MPTKLIGLNPIISDNPKILIVGSMPSAISLENQQYYGNPRNHFWDILYELFNQKALIDYQDKTKFVKQNHLALWDVIGACYRKGSLDSNITEEEPNDIPGLLKIHPTIRLIACNGTKSFQTLRKNVGKDELNHVDVIKLPSTSPIPGRYTKTFAGKVEEWKQILGYLK is encoded by the coding sequence ATGCCAACCAAACTTATTGGTCTAAACCCAATAATTTCGGATAACCCGAAAATATTAATTGTTGGCTCCATGCCTAGTGCTATATCTTTGGAAAATCAACAATATTACGGAAACCCGCGCAATCATTTTTGGGATATTTTGTATGAACTATTTAATCAAAAGGCTTTAATTGATTATCAAGATAAAACTAAATTTGTAAAACAAAATCATCTTGCATTATGGGATGTAATTGGTGCGTGCTATCGTAAAGGTAGTCTGGATAGCAACATTACAGAAGAAGAGCCAAATGATATTCCTGGACTACTTAAGATACATCCGACTATCCGACTCATTGCTTGTAATGGGACAAAGTCTTTTCAAACATTAAGGAAAAATGTGGGGAAAGATGAGCTGAATCATGTAGATGTTATCAAACTACCCTCGACTAGTCCTATCCCAGGAAGATATACGAAAACCTTTGCAGGAAAGGTGGAAGAATGGAAGCAAATTTTGGGGTATCTAAAGTGA
- a CDS encoding small acid-soluble spore protein P, producing MSKNPKGPKQQEEPNLPKSPKQPYGEPLSGSHKVKNKNHSRQKNDASHDM from the coding sequence ATGTCAAAAAATCCAAAAGGTCCAAAGCAACAGGAAGAACCTAATTTACCAAAAAGTCCTAAGCAACCGTATGGTGAACCGTTGAGTGGCTCGCATAAAGTGAAAAACAAGAATCATTCAAGGCAGAAAAATGACGCATCACATGATATGTAG
- a CDS encoding DMT family transporter, whose product MKATLIGILSALFFSVTFVLNRAMELDGGSWVWSATLRFFFMLPLLLIIVGYKRNVRPVFRHIKNQPLPWIIWSSVGFGLFYAPLTFATIYGPGWLIAATFQITIIAGSLLVPFLNKKKNQRIPMQSLLISLVILAGVFLMQLEHASSVPIINVVLCVIPIIISAFAFPLGNRKMMQVVNGELNTFQRILGMTIASMPFWIFLSIYGMATQGAPSSSQVLQTFIVAVSSGVIATVLFFYATELVNHDNHKLAAIEATQSGEVVFALFGELLLLSAPLPSGISFIGMGLVVVGMILHSVLSSLGDRKKMLVYKKVSGE is encoded by the coding sequence ATGAAGGCAACGTTAATTGGTATTCTTTCTGCTTTATTTTTTTCTGTTACATTTGTATTGAACCGAGCAATGGAACTTGATGGTGGCAGTTGGGTATGGAGTGCTACGTTGCGCTTTTTCTTCATGCTTCCTCTATTGCTCATAATAGTTGGATATAAACGAAATGTCAGGCCTGTGTTCAGACATATTAAAAATCAACCACTTCCATGGATCATTTGGAGTTCAGTTGGATTTGGCTTGTTTTACGCACCACTTACATTTGCAACTATCTATGGACCAGGTTGGCTTATCGCAGCAACTTTTCAAATTACGATTATCGCGGGTTCTCTCCTTGTACCTTTTTTAAATAAAAAAAAGAACCAGCGAATCCCAATGCAAAGCCTACTTATATCGTTAGTAATACTTGCCGGTGTTTTTCTCATGCAGTTAGAACACGCATCGTCTGTTCCAATCATTAATGTTGTACTGTGTGTAATTCCGATTATTATTTCTGCATTTGCCTTTCCACTAGGTAATCGCAAAATGATGCAAGTTGTGAATGGTGAATTGAACACGTTTCAGCGCATTTTAGGAATGACAATTGCAAGTATGCCATTTTGGATATTCTTATCTATTTATGGAATGGCAACACAAGGCGCCCCTAGCTCAAGTCAAGTCTTGCAAACATTTATTGTCGCCGTTTCTTCAGGTGTTATTGCAACCGTATTATTTTTCTATGCTACTGAACTTGTCAATCACGATAATCACAAGCTTGCAGCAATTGAAGCAACCCAGTCTGGAGAAGTTGTCTTTGCCCTATTTGGCGAACTATTATTGTTAAGCGCACCGTTACCAAGTGGGATTTCATTCATTGGGATGGGATTAGTTGTAGTAGGAATGATTTTACATAGCGTACTATCATCACTTGGAGATCGAAAAAAAATGCTTGTTTATAAAAAGGTTTCCGGGGAATAA
- a CDS encoding MDR family MFS transporter, producing the protein MKKDYTGDVKNINKFPIVAVLLSGAFIAILNQLLLATAIPHIMEDLNLTENTAQWVTTIFMLVNGIMIPITAFLIETFTTRKLFLSAMIIFAVGTLVCALSPNFAVLMVGRIIQASGAGIMLPLMMTIFLLIFPIEKRGSAMGMVGLVISFAPAIGPTLSGWIVQHYPWRYLFYIILPFAIIDIVIAYFVMKNVTTRTFPKVDYLSIVLSTLGFGGLLYGVSSAGNYGWTSIYVILSLVIGAITLTAFITRQFKLKQPILEFRVFKYKMFTITTVIGMIAFIGLIGAETILPIYMQNMAGFTAIESGIMIMPGALLMGFMSPVTGRIFDKIGARWLVITGLTIVTVTSFLFTDLSAKTSLTYLTVVFAIRMFGISMVMMPATTAGLNQLPNKLIPHGTAMNNTMRQVAASIGTAVLITIMTAAALNSGDTSGLIHGVNIAFYVVTALTLIGLILSFFIKGTTPAQEREAMARAEESA; encoded by the coding sequence TTGAAAAAGGATTATACAGGGGATGTTAAAAATATAAATAAATTTCCAATTGTTGCAGTGCTACTCTCTGGCGCTTTTATTGCTATTTTAAATCAATTATTATTAGCTACGGCAATTCCACATATTATGGAAGATTTGAATCTTACGGAAAATACAGCTCAATGGGTAACGACTATTTTTATGCTGGTTAATGGAATCATGATACCTATTACAGCTTTTTTGATTGAGACATTTACAACGCGTAAATTATTTTTATCAGCAATGATCATTTTTGCAGTGGGTACACTCGTTTGTGCACTCTCCCCAAATTTTGCTGTTTTAATGGTAGGAAGAATCATCCAGGCTTCTGGGGCAGGAATTATGTTGCCTTTAATGATGACAATATTTTTACTGATTTTCCCTATTGAAAAGCGTGGATCCGCAATGGGAATGGTAGGATTAGTTATTTCCTTTGCCCCAGCAATTGGACCAACATTATCTGGGTGGATTGTTCAGCATTATCCATGGAGATACCTATTTTATATTATTTTGCCATTTGCAATCATTGATATTGTTATCGCATATTTCGTGATGAAAAATGTTACAACTAGAACATTCCCTAAAGTAGATTATTTATCCATTGTGTTGTCTACACTTGGTTTTGGTGGTTTGTTATACGGGGTTAGTAGTGCGGGTAATTACGGATGGACAAGTATTTATGTGATCTTATCGCTTGTTATTGGTGCAATCACACTTACCGCTTTTATAACTAGGCAGTTTAAGTTGAAGCAGCCAATTTTAGAGTTTCGTGTATTTAAATACAAAATGTTTACCATTACGACTGTGATTGGAATGATTGCCTTTATTGGGCTTATTGGTGCAGAGACAATACTTCCAATTTATATGCAAAATATGGCTGGCTTTACAGCTATTGAATCAGGAATTATGATTATGCCAGGAGCATTGTTGATGGGTTTCATGTCACCAGTTACAGGAAGGATATTTGACAAAATTGGTGCCCGTTGGCTAGTCATCACAGGTTTAACGATTGTAACGGTGACCTCCTTTTTGTTTACGGATTTATCAGCAAAGACATCATTGACCTATTTAACTGTCGTTTTTGCTATACGGATGTTTGGTATTTCAATGGTGATGATGCCTGCAACTACTGCTGGACTTAACCAGTTACCAAACAAGCTTATCCCACATGGTACAGCGATGAACAACACGATGCGTCAAGTTGCTGCATCTATTGGAACGGCTGTACTGATTACGATCATGACAGCTGCAGCACTTAATTCTGGTGATACAAGTGGACTTATTCATGGTGTGAATATTGCTTTTTATGTAGTGACTGCCCTAACTTTGATTGGGCTAATTTTATCCTTCTTTATAAAAGGGACGACACCAGCTCAGGAGCGAGAAGCAATGGCACGTGCAGAAGAAAGCGCATAG